In candidate division WOR-3 bacterium, the sequence AAAATTTCCCTCGGCTGCGGATAGGTATTGGAAAACCCCCGGCTGGAGTTTCGTTAACTGAGTATGTTTTAAGTGAGTTTAGTAGCTCTGAAAAAAAAGTATTAAACCAGATTCTTGACTATGCCTGTGAAGCGATTCTGGTCGTTAAAGAACGAGGCATAAAAGTTGCGATGAGTAATTTCAATTCTTCTAAAACAGTACCTAGTTAGATACCATGATGAGCATAGGCTTGGTAGGATTACCTAATGTGGGAAAATCGTCGTTTTTTAATTTGCTGACGAAAGCCTGTGCTAAAGTTGATATTTATCCATTCACCACCATTGAAAAAAATGTTGCTGTGGTTACAGTACCAGATGCACGATTAGAAAAAATTAAAGAAATTATTAAGCCAGCTAAAACGACTTATGCAACGATTGAGGTTATTGATATTGCCGGCTTGGTACGCGGTGCCCATGACGGGGCTGGGCTGGGTAATAAATTCTTATCGTTTATTCGCGAAGTTGATTTGATTCTTCATGTGGTTCGTAACTTTGAAGAAAGCTGCGTTCCTCATATTTATGAAACAGTCGATCCGTTACGAGATGTCGAAATTGTCGAAGCGGAGTTAGCGCTAGCTGACTTAGAAATAGTAAAGCGTGCTATAGAAAAACTCTCAAAACACCAGAAAAGTATCGATGATCAGTGTAAATTGGAATTACTAAAAAAGATCGAAGAAACGATAAGTCGAGGTGTTTTTTCTATAGAATTATCGACTGCCGAGCAAGAATTGTTAAAAGATCTTAATCTTTTTATAACTAAACCCACTATTTATGTTTTTAATTGTTCGGACAAAACTAATGTTAATTTAGAAATACCCGAAAAACTTTCTGCTAGCCCAGTTTTTTTTGTTTCTGTAGCATTAGAAAATAATCTAAACGGATTTTCCAATGAAGACAAAATTGCAATTAGAGAAAGTTTAGGACTTTTTCCTAAAGGACCTGAAGGAATAATTGAGGAATGCTTTAACCAATTACATTTAATTCGTTTTTATACTATTAAAGGGGAGGAAAGTCGAGCGTGGGCCATACCTCAGCATACCAACATAATTGAAGCTGTTAGAAAAATTCATTCGGATATGGCCGAGGGGTTTATCAAAGCAGAAGTTTTGCCATTTGATTATTTACAAAAATGCGGTAGCTTTGGAAAAGCGAAGGAGCTAGGTTTTGTCCGTATTGAAGGAAAGAATTATGTCGTCCAAGATGGCGATATAATTTTAGTCAAATTTACTGTATGAGAAATATTTTAAAAACTAATGATAGGAGGTAACATGCAAAGAACCTATAAGGCAATATTTATTATCAGTTCTAAACTTTCTGAAGCTGAAAGTAAGAAATTTATTGAAGAACTTAAGCAGATCATGTCGAAAAATAACAATTTAGAAATTATAGATTCTAAAACCGAGTTCAGTAATCTTCCGTATCTGATTCGCAAAGAAACCAAAGGGACTTATTTTACCGTTGAATTTAAAACCACAGCTGACGCAATAAGTAAGATAAAAGAAGAATTAAAGCATCGTGATGAAATTCTACGGCTAACGATCATTAGAAAGGAATAGCGATGGCAGAGTTAAGACTTGGCGCCTTGAATTATGTGTTTTTAATGGGACGGGCGGTCCGTGAAACCGAGTTAAAATATAATCCCAAGGGAATTCCGGTGTGTAACTTGGTAATTGCGGTAAATAGAAGATATCAGTTAAGAGATACTTCGGAATGGAAAGAGGAAACTAATTTTTTTAATGTTTTCGTTTTCGGGCAAGCTGCCGAGCGATGTGCAGAACGCATTAAAAGGGGAAGTGCAGTATTAATTGTGGGACGCCTACGAAGTCGTTCTTGGGTTAGCCCGAGCGGCGAAAAACGATACATTGTAGAAATTGTTTCTAATCGGATTCAGATTTTAGATAAAATTGGAACCGAACCCGAGACTGAGGTGATACCGGAACCTGGTATTGAGGAGGCGCCTCCTCAAATTGAAGATATCGACGACCTACCCTTCTAAAATTTTATTTCGAAAATAAACCAATTAAGTTTTCTAATGAATTAAAAAATCGTGGTGGTTCTTAAATATTTTATCTTTGTTTTATATTATGTTGACATTGATAATATCTTAGGTAAAATCTTTAATTATGAAAAAAATAACAACAATTGTATTGCTCATTTTGATTATTTTTTCGTGTAAAAAAAAGTATTCCAAAACTGAAATAACCTTTTGGCATGCGATGGGAGGACCTTTGGGGAAAACCCTAGAAACAATGGTTCGGCAATTTGAACGAGAAAATCCCGATATTAAAATTGTATTAGTAGGGATGGGTGATTATGGGGCATTGGCCCAAAAATTGATGGGAGCTATTGCGGTAAATAGTCCACCGACGATTGCTCAGGTTTATGAAACCTGGACTACGCAATTTTTGCAACAAAACCAACTTTTTCCTTTAGATAGTTTTATTTACAGTCCTGATGGTTTAACACTGGACGAAATTAGAGATATTTACCCGGTGTTTATAGAAAACAACCAATGGGGCGGAAAATTTATTAGTTTTCCGTTTAACAAGAGTGTTCCGGTATATTTTTACAATAAAAAATTATTCGATTCTTTAGGAATTAATGCATTTCCTATGACCTGGGATGAATTTCGCGCTGTTCTTAAAAAACTTACAATTGATAATAATAACGATAACAAACCAGAAATTTGGGGTACTGGTGGTGGTGTGAATGTGTGGCAATTCGGATGTATGCTGTACCAACAGAGCGTGAGATTTCTAGATGAAGAACACCGAAAAGCAAAGTTTAATTCTGAAGCTGGGATAAAGATTATAAAATATATGCTTGATATAATCTATAAAGATTCTACTTTTAATTTTCTTACTGGTTATGAACCACAAAACGATTTTCTAGCTGGTAAATTAGGATTAATATGGGGCACAATTGTTTCTTGGGCATTTATGCGCGATAAGATGACTTTTCCAGTTGGTATTGCACCTATCCCTACATGGAACGGGAAGCCAGCTGTTCTAGTATATGGTACTAATATTGCTATGTTTAGAAATTCCACTGATAAACAAAAGGCCGCGGCTTGGCGTTTTATTAAATGGTTTACAAGGCCTAAACAGCAAGCTTTCTGGGCAAAAAATACTTTTTATGTTCCGATTTGTCGTAGTGCACTTAACGAACCAGAATATGCTCAACTCTTACATGAAGTTGATGGACTTAAAGAGGCAATTGCTCAATTAGAATACGCTTACTTTGAACCTCGAGGTGAGGAATGGTTTTCAGGACGCCGTTATTTGGGTGAAGCGTTGGAAGAAGCTTTGCGACTTAAAAATAGTCCCCAGGAGGCATTAGATAACGCTGCTCAAAAAATTGAAAAAGAATGGAGAATGCGCTAAAAATGAGACATAAGATTTTTTTATTAATTGATGTATTATTAGGAATTATTTTGATAAACTCTCTTGAAGCTCGACCAATTCGGGATCTTAGGCAAAATAACAGTTTCGGCGTACCTTTATTATTAGATTCGGTGGTTACAATTAGTGGAATTGTTTCAGTAGCAACTGAATTTGGAAGTTACGGGCCAGCCTATGTGTTTGATAACACCGGAGGGGTAGCAATTTATGGCCCACCGGTTTCGCAACTACGCATTGGAGACAGTGTTACGGTAACCGGGACCGTCACTCTCTTTTATGGTTTAACCGAACTAACAAATCTTACGATAACTAATCATACCAGCGGTCATCCTGTTGTTCCTCAAATAATGACAATTCCGGAGGTGTTAAGAATTGACACTATAGGGGGGTATATCGAAAATGAAGGTACTTTGATTAAGCTTAGAAATGTTCGGTTTGTTTTCCCCGGCGGTATTTTTGCAGGTAATACCAATTATATTATTCAAGATACTTGGGGCAATACAGTTCAGATTCGGATCGATAATGATGTTACAAGTATTATTGGTCAACCTATTCCTTCGGATTATTTTGACTTAGTTGGAATTATCGCGCAATATGACAATACTCCACCATACTTTGAGGGCTACCAGATAATGCCTCGCTTTATCGCTGATTTACAATTGCCAATACAAACTATTCCAATTGCTCAGGCAATAATTGATGCTGATAGTAACGGCATTCCAGATTTAAGAGGGGCCAATGTTAACATTACTGGTGTTGTTACGGTGCCGAGCGGGATTTTTTCTAAAACTCAAACCGATATTTATGTCCAAGATAATACCGCCGGCGTTAATGTTTTTAGTTTTAATTATCAGCCAGTAAAATTAGGGGATAGCGTTATTGTTAGTGGCGTGGTTCATTTTTATCGAGGGAAAACAGAAATTTACAATGCATCCATAATTGTTATTGATAGTAATCGACCACTGCCCGAACCAATAGTATTAAATTGTCGAGAAATGAATCGTGAACCATATGAAGGATCTTTAGTTGCCTTAAAGGGTATCTTTACCAGCGGGCTTTTATTGGCTGGAGAACAAAATTATCTGCTTATCGATTCTACTGGTACAGTTACGTTAAGAATTGACGGTGATACCGATATTCCTGGTTTATTAGTAGTTCAAGATACTTTTACAGTGATCGGAATTAAAAGTCAGTACACAACTGATACAATACCACCGGTTAACAAGGGTTATCAATTCTTACCAAGATTTCGAACGGATTTTTCCAGAAATCTTAATGATCAATTACCGCTTCTGACAATTGATGAAGTTCAACGACCAGGTAATGACGGTTATTCATCGTATTATGAAGGACAATATGTGAAAGTGCGTGGTCGAATCACTGGTCCGGCCAATATTTTCACGAGTGGTTCTTCGTATAGTTTATATATTCAAGACCCAACCAATGGTGTAAATATTTACGCCCCGCAGGTACTTTCGCAACATACAAGATTCTTAAATGTTTTAGGAACTGAATGGGAATGTATTGGCCGAGTTACTGAGTACAACGGCCTTACCGAAATTGCTAATGGTGCGATGGTGCTCTTAGACTCAATTCCCCAAGAAATTTTGCCAAGAATACTTCCTTATAACACAGCCCTTACTGAAGGGCTTGAAAGTCAACTGATACAAGTTACGGGTGTTGTTAGTGAGGAACCAACGACCTCCGGGGCTGGACAGAATTTTGTTATAAGAAACGGTATTCCGGGTATTACAATTCGAGTCGTAAATCAGGCGGGAGTTCTACTTAACTGGGTTAAGAAAAATCGCAGAGTTAGAATTACAGGAATTGTGGGCCAATATGATAATTCATTTCCGTTTAGTAGCGGCTATCAGGTATTGCCACGATTTACAAGTGATTTGGTAGATATAACCGAATCTTTGCCAGCACCACGAACCGAGGTAGCAATTGATACGATATTCCCTAATCCTTTTTCTCTTAACGATCCAGATCCAGCCCGTCAGGCGGCACTAATTAGAGTTAATGTCCCTCTGGATTGTACATTTTATTTGGAAATTTTTGATCTTGAAGGTCGGTTAATAAAACGAGTTCTCACTAATTATCCTGGCGGTGTTTATGAAGTATATTGGGATGGGAGAAACGAAAAAGCAGAGCCGTGTCCAATTGGAATTTATCTTGTGAATCTTAAAGCAATTGATACATCGGGTAAAGCTCAATTCGTCCGAAAGCCGCTTGTTTTAGGAACTCGTCTGTAATGATTGCGCTTGGAGAAAACCATGAAAACTATTAGGTTTTTCTGCACAGTTATTTTAATAACTTCGGGATTTTTCAACGCATATGGAATTTGGGCCTTTTTACAAGAACCAGAAACTCAAGGTGCTGGTAATGTAAACTATAGTGGGTTCATTACTTTACCCTTATATTTGACTACCGAAGCTCGCAATGATGCCCTTCAGGTTGATGGAGATCGAAAATATAAAGTGTACGGCGGCTCAATTCGTTATGGCATCAGTAAGGATCTGGATTTTATTGTATGGGGCAATTATTCGGTAAATTCTTCAATCGGTATCGGTTTAAAATATCGATTCGCAAAACATTTGGCTTCTTCTCTTGGGCTTGATTATATTTTAGATAGAATGGTGTTAGCGCCATCGGGAACGATAGTTACTGGGATACCGCTCAGTAAAAATTTTTCATTTTATAGTGGGTTTAAGGGATTTTACTGGCAGGAATTTTATATAAATAATGGGCGCCAAGAAAATCATTTTGATGTTGTCCTGTTAAGCGGTATTCATATTTTTCGCCATGGGGGTTTTCGAGACCTTCGGTTTTTATCTTTTCTCCCTCTGGGGATTTATTTAGAATTGGGATATCCGGTAAATCTAAACGAAAAGGCCTTTACTATAAGTCTCGGCTTAGATGGCTTTTTAGGTTTTTCTTTACCCAGACCCTAAAGTTATTTTACTACTCTACGATTGAAGCAATTTGTATTCTACTATTTTCTTCGACAAGATAAGCCATAGCGATTTTTGGGTCGTGCTCAAAAAACGACACCCAATTTTCGGCCACAGCCTGCTTTAGTAATTTCTCCTTATGTTCCATGGTTTCTAACGGAAACAAGTCATAACTCATAATGTAGGGCAGACTGAGATGGGAACTGGTTGGGATTAGATCACCCCAATAAATCAGAGTTTTACCATCATCGTTTATAATTACCACTTGGTGGCCAAAAGTATGACCGGCAGTTTTAATGACCTTTATGCCTGAGCTGATTTCTGTCTCACCAGATATTAACACAATCTGGTTATGTTCGGATAGGGGCAGAAAGTTTTCTTTTAGATAACTGGCTCGGGAACGCCGGTCCGGGTTATTAGCCGCATTCCATTCGTCCCTTTGGATATAATAACGAGCATTGGGAAAAGTCGGGACAATTTCACCAGATTCATTGTAGCGGGTATTACCTCCACAGTGGTCGAAGTGAAGATGGGTGTTAATGACCAGGCGTACCTCCTCGGGATTAAATCCTAAATCCTTAAGCACTTCATCAGGGCTTTTTGGAGCTTGCACTTGGTAGATATGATTAAACTTTTCTGTCCCTTTATTACCGATTCCAGTATCAATGAGAACGAGACCCTCTGGTGTTTTTATAAGAGCCGACCGTAATGCCAAAGTGATACGGTTATTTTCATCCGGGGGATTGGTTTTTTCCCAGAGCACCCTGGGTACCACCCCAAACATTGCCCCGCCATCCAGTTTGAAAAAACCATAAGTCACCGGATAAACTTCAAAGCGACCCAACTTAAACATTGGCTAGGAAAAATCTAGGGATTAAGCTTGAGCAGCAATCGCCCGTTTACCGGCCTTCTTACGGACATACTCGCCTTGATAACGAATACCCTTACCATGATAAACATCTGGTGGCTTGACCGCCCGAATCATTGCCGCCACTTGCCCTACTAATTGTTTATCAATGCCTTTAATGGTAATCTGAAACATCTGTTCTTTAGGTTCATCAGGATTAGGCACCTGGGCTACTTCGGCCGTAATACCCTCCGGAATTGCGATATCAACGGGATGAATAAAACCGACAAAAAGTTGGATACCATCTTTGGTCTTTTGGGCTCGGTAACCCATACCGCGAACTTCAAGTACCTTGGTAAATCCCTCGGTGACACCAGTAATCATATTTTTTACGAGCGCTTGCATCGTGCCCAAAAACATGCGCGAGTTCGGTTTTTTCTCTTCTAACACAATCTGATTATTTTCCAGCCGTGCCGATATCGTGGGGTGTAGCGTTAGTTTTAATTCGCCTAACTTGCCTTTTACGGTCACTAGATCATTATTAATATTAACCGTTACTCCATCCGGAATTGGTATCGGTCTAAATCGCTTAGCCATAGGCATATATTATACCGAAAAATTTAATTTCGTCAAGGGCTACTTACAACTAAATTGCGCCTATTATTCGCCAAGCCGACTAGTAAGTTTCTTGTCGTGCCTAGAACCCGGCCACCGTCCCCATACCGTACCCCCTACGGAGAGTTTTATGGTCTAGTTATTACAAGTTAGCCTGGGGTGCTAAAATAAATTGACAATTTAGGCCAGATAAGTAAAATTATATGATATGTCATTATCGCTAAAAAACCTTTTCCGGCCTGAGCTGGTTTTTATTAACGACAATCTTAAAACGATTGATGAGGTTTTCAGCTTTGTTGTATCTCAGTTAAAAGCTCAGGGTATAATTCAGTCGATAAAAGAAGAGGAGCTAAAAGAACTATTTTTAACCCGGGAGGCCCTGAGTTCTACCGGAATTGGTAACGGCATTGCCTTACCGCATATTCTGGTCCCCGAACTAAAAGAACCGATTGGGGTCGTAATACGAGTTAAATCAGGAATTGAATGGGAAGCAATTGACGATCAGCCGGTCCGATTAGTTGTGGTTTTACTCTCACCACCGACAATGCGGGATATTTATTTAAAATATTTAGGAGAAATTGCCGGCAATTTAGAAAATCCTGAGGTTTTAAAAAAAATTATTAGAGCCCAGAAAGCAAGAGAAATTTACCAGCTAATAACCGAAGGCATTACGGTAAGTTTTTTTAGTCGTTATGCGCAGCTTTTTTATTTTGTCTTAGGAATTTTATTTTTTTTAGGCTTTAGTATTTTTCTTTTTCATCGGCTTAATTTGCCGAATACTGAACTTTATAGTCGACTTGGTTATTTGCGTTTTAATGAACCCATTTGGATCCAACGGGAAATCTTATCGACAGTGCTTTTCTTTAGTATGGTGTTGGGCACTTTATTGTTTTTTCGATATCGGGTAGCTTTTGCCTGCGGTGCCTTAAGTATATTGCTATTAACCGGAGTTTTAGATATAAGGACCACAATTGAGTTTATGTCGATCCCTACGATTCTTTTTATTATTTCCGTGATGATTCTAGTAAAATGGTTTGAAAATAAAGGGCTATTTAAATATTTTGTGATCAAAGTCTTAAAAAATTTTTTCACCTCGCCGTTAGTGTTATACGGGGTTTTAATGTTTCTTTCGGCAATTCTGGCTGGGTTTGTTGATGAAGTGTCAGCAATCTTAATTACCTTCGGGATCGCCTTAGAGATTAATCGATATATAAAACTTAATATTACCGCATTACTTTTAGGATTAGTAATGGCCACAAATCTTGGTAGTGCTTTGACCCTTATTGGTAATCCAATCGGCATTTATGTTGCCTTTGCTGGCAATTTGACCTTTTTCGATTTCTTACGGAATGCGACGCTAGTTGCGTTATTGTCGGTGGTTGTAGTGATTCTGATTGTCTTAGGAATCCATCGTAGTGAATTTCAGCTTCAGAAAAGCATTCCTCATGAAGAATTTGAGAAAAGTTTAGAAAATTTAGACCGTCGAGAGCTTCTTTTAGCCGCACTAGTTTTTATTATTTTTGTTGGGGCCGTAATCTCTCACTCCTTTATTGAAAAGTTATTAAAAGTTGAAGATAAAACAACTCTTTTGGCATCAGTGCTTATACTAGTGGGATTTATTGTACTGTATGAAGAAGAGCGCGGGCGATACTTTATTGAAAAAGGTCCGGACTGGTGGACAATCCTTTACTTTATGTTTCTATTTGCCAATGCTGCCTGTTTAGAATATACTGGCGTTACCGCAAAAATTGCCTATTTTTTAAGCAAATTAGCCCAACACCTCCCGTTAGACTTTTTGGGACCCGCTAAAGAAAGTGTTGGCATTGCGACCCTTCTGCTATGGGGATCGGCTGGGCTTTCCGGCTTTGTTGACAACTTACCAATCGTTGCCGCCTTAGTGCCGGTAGTACGAGATTTAGGCACTCAAGGCATAAACGGTGCCCAACTTTTCTGGTGGGCACTGCTTTTAGGTGGTTGTTTTGGCGGCAATCTGACCATGATCGGTTCGACGGCTAATTTAGTAGCAATTGGGATGTATGAGAAGACGGCACGGAAAAAATTTTCTTTCCGCGAATGGCTTAAATTGGGTATAGTTGTATTTTTTGTTTCTTTAGTCATTGCTAATATCTTTTTATTGATTAAGTTATTAATAAGGAGCTAGGTATGGCGAAAATTGTTGTAATTGTTATTGACCGCGCAAGCGATTTTAATCTTCTGGCTCGACTTTTTATTCCAACTGAAGACAAGATTGTTCTTGCTGCTGTTTTATCGGATAGTCAAAAAAATCATAAAGACTGTTGGTGCGAACTATTTAGAGCTCAGGTACGATTTCAAGAATTGGGATACAAGGTTTCGGTAGCCACAGAACGAGGTTCATTGTTTAATATTATAGCTTTACAAGATAAATTACAAGCTAATGTTTTAGCTGTGCCTAAGGAGCTTTTTTTGAGCTTACCAACCGACGAATATAGTGATTTCTTAGAACAAATTAGAGTGCCATTAATTTTATATTAAGAAAGGAGTAATTATGACCAAAAGCCATAAATTAATTTCCGTAGAACTTAAATATAGTGCCCATAATTATCATCCTTTACCGGTGGTTCTAACTAAAGGTCGAGGCGTCTGGGTATGGGACACCGAAGGACGAAAATATTTAGACATGCTTTCAGCTTATTCGGCACTTAATCAAGGACACTGTCACCCGAAGATTAAAAAAGCTGCAATCTCGCAACTTCAGAAGCTTACTTTGACTTCCCGAGCATTTCACAATGATCAATTTGGACCATTCTGTCAGTACCTGGCCCGAATTACCAAAAAAGATAAGGTGCTATTAATGAACTCTGGAGCCGAAGCCGTAGAGACCGCAATTAAGGCGGCACGAAAATGGGGTTATCTAAAAAAGAAAGTTAAAGAAAATGCTGCTGAGATTATTGTTTGTGAGAATAATTTTCATGGTCGAACAACAACTATTATCAGTTTTTCATCCGAACCCCAATATCGTTATGGTTTTGGTCCATATACACCGGGTTTTAAAATTATTCCCTACAACGATTTGCAAGCTTTACGGGCGGCAATTAATGAAAATACCGTAGGATTTCTTTTAGAACCAATTCAAGGTGAAGGCGGGGTGGTTATTCCCTCTGACGGTTACCTTAAAGAAGCTCAGGCGATTTGTAAGGCTAATAATGTTTTATTTATTTTAGATGAGATCCAGACCGGTCTGGGTCGAACCGGGAAACTTTTTGCCTACGAGCATGAAAATACTACGCCAGATATTTTAATTATTGGCAAAGCTCTGAGTGGTGGATATTATCCGATATCAGCAATTTGTGCCGATGATGAAATTATGGAGGTGTTTACCCCCGGTGATCACGGTTCAACCTTTGGCGGAAACCCCCTGGCCTGTGCAATTGGGTATGCGGCACTAGAGGTAATAATTAACGAGAAATTACCTAAAAATGCCCAAAAACAAGGTGACTATTTTCTTGGAGAACTTAAAAAGATTGATTCTCCTTATATCAAAGAAGTTCGAGGGAAAGGTTTGTTAATCGGGGTTGAATTAAACGCGTTAGCTAGACCATTTTGCGAGGCGCTAATGAATGAAGGTATATTAGCTAAAGAAACCCATAGTTATGTAATTCGCTTTGCGCCACCTCTGGTAATTACAAGAAAAGAAATCGATTGGGCGCTACCTAGAATAAGAAAGGTTTTAACTTCGTAAATTATTTTTATGAAAATCCTAGTCACCGGAGCTTATGGAATGCTAGGCCGGGACTTTTGTTCTTTGCTAAAAGCTAACGGATTTTCTATATGGGAGTGGGACTTACCTGAACATGATATAACTAATATCAATAAAACTATTGAAGAAATATTAGAACTCAAACCAGATGTTGTATGTCATTTAGCGGCTTACACCAATGTTGATAATGCGGAAAAAGAACCTGGACGAGCATTTATGGTTAATGTTCAGGGAACTTGGGCTATTGCTGATGCTTGTTTGCAATTAGATATACCACTTTTATACATAAGCACTGACTATGTTTTTGATGGTACTAAGAACACGCCCTATGAAGAAAATGATCCGCCTAATCCAATTAATTACTATGGTAAAACTAAATATCTTGGTGAAGAAGTAATTAAATCGCACCTCAAGAAATATTTTATTGTTCGCACGTCGTGGTTATTCGGAACACATGGGCGAAATTTTGTTACAACAATTATTGAGCTCGCTCGAAAAAACAAAGAAATTACTGTAGTCAACGATCAGATAGGTTCGCCAACTTATACTTATGATCTATCAGAGGCATTACTTAAAGTTATTACTAGTAAGTATTATGGCACTTATCATATTACTAATAGTGGATTTTGTTCGTGGTATGAATTTGCCTTGGAAATAAAAAAACTTACCGGGTTTACTAGTAGCATTATACCAATTACTTCCGACAAGCTAAAACGGTTAGCCATTAGGCCTTTATATTCAGTGTTGAATAATAAAAAATACCGTAAACGATTCGGTGAAGTCTTAAGGCCCTGGCAGAAGGGGCTAAAGGCTTTTCTAGAAGGGGTGGGCTATGAAGGAGATAAAATATCCAAAACTAGCCGTTGATGTAATTATCAACTATCAGGGACGCGTCGTGCTTGTTAAAAGGAAAAATCCGCCGTACGGTTGGGCTTTACCTGGCGGATATGTCGAATACGGAGAAACTGTTGAAGAGGCGGCAAGGAGAGAAGTTAAAGAAGAAACTGGACTTACCTTAACATCGCTTCAGCAGTTTCATGTTTATTCTCGTCCATCGCGCGATCCTCGGGGCCACACAGTTTCAGTAGTTTTTACCGCCGATGGATTTGGAAAGCTTATAGCTCGGGATGACGCTCAAGAGATTGGGCTTTTTGAACTTAATAATTTACCATTAGATTTAGCTTTCGACCATCGAGAAATATTAGAAGACTACAAGAAACATATTGGAATCATCTAGTAAAGACAATCTTTTCTACCTGAGTGGTGCCATATTGTTTCACAACACGAACAAAATAAACACCGGGTTTATTATCTATTGGAACAATAAGATCGCCAGTCGGAACGAAAGAATTAAAAATTGTTTTTATATGGCGTCCGGTTGGGGAATAAAGTTCTATTTTAATTCTTTGGGGTTTTTCGGAATACAATTCAATCTTTTTTATCCTATTTATAATCGAGGGAATTTTCGTTGCTTTTTTTATTGTAGCGAGATCTTTATCGCATATGCCCGAATTAGGTGTTAGTAAGACCTCTAAATAAGTGGTATTGTTTAAATTAACGGGAATGTTATAGAACGTTTTGGTATGGTACCCCGATTTAATTACTTGTACTGTATAATTACCTGGAACTAATAAGCGATAAAAACGTCCATAAATAGAATCACTAATTCGATACCAAATCGTCTCAGGTGGCGCATAAGCTTCTAAGACCCTAATTTCTGCTTGAAGGGGTTCTAAAGTAAATGAATCTCGTACATGGCCGGTTATTTTATTGCCAAATATTCTTCGATAAAGGTAATATACGCCACGTAAATTACGGACACATAGGGTATCAATAAGGTTACCGGCAGGAAAATAACCACGGCTTACTTCAATTGTATAGGGGAAACATCCTATTGCGTAATAAAACCAATTACGAGCAAGGCCACCTTCAGTAGCACGGCCATAAATTGGCGAATAAGTATAGCCACCCCCTAATTCGCTAGGAATATTCACTGCGATACTTTCAGCGATTGGTCTAATGTGATTATAGTCTGGGCACCACGAATTTCCCCAACGCCATGGATAATATACTGCCTCTCCATAACTCCAATCACGATGACTGTGATAGCATATTTCAGCAACAAAGCGCTCTCGATATGCTAAGTCTCGAATTGCTCGGGTTTCGTTTTCAGAAAATGGGTAGGGGCCTCGATATTCTCGATCTGCTGGATTAGAAGAACCACCCAAGTGCCATAAAAAATCGTAATTACGATTTAGGTCAACACCGTCTTCTGGATCCCAAACACCGTTGTTATTATTGTC encodes:
- a CDS encoding SLC13 family permease, which translates into the protein MSLSLKNLFRPELVFINDNLKTIDEVFSFVVSQLKAQGIIQSIKEEELKELFLTREALSSTGIGNGIALPHILVPELKEPIGVVIRVKSGIEWEAIDDQPVRLVVVLLSPPTMRDIYLKYLGEIAGNLENPEVLKKIIRAQKAREIYQLITEGITVSFFSRYAQLFYFVLGILFFLGFSIFLFHRLNLPNTELYSRLGYLRFNEPIWIQREILSTVLFFSMVLGTLLFFRYRVAFACGALSILLLTGVLDIRTTIEFMSIPTILFIISVMILVKWFENKGLFKYFVIKVLKNFFTSPLVLYGVLMFLSAILAGFVDEVSAILITFGIALEINRYIKLNITALLLGLVMATNLGSALTLIGNPIGIYVAFAGNLTFFDFLRNATLVALLSVVVVILIVLGIHRSEFQLQKSIPHEEFEKSLENLDRRELLLAALVFIIFVGAVISHSFIEKLLKVEDKTTLLASVLILVGFIVLYEEERGRYFIEKGPDWWTILYFMFLFANAACLEYTGVTAKIAYFLSKLAQHLPLDFLGPAKESVGIATLLLWGSAGLSGFVDNLPIVAALVPVVRDLGTQGINGAQLFWWALLLGGCFGGNLTMIGSTANLVAIGMYEKTARKKFSFREWLKLGIVVFFVSLVIANIFLLIKLLIRS
- the rocD gene encoding ornithine--oxo-acid transaminase — translated: MTKSHKLISVELKYSAHNYHPLPVVLTKGRGVWVWDTEGRKYLDMLSAYSALNQGHCHPKIKKAAISQLQKLTLTSRAFHNDQFGPFCQYLARITKKDKVLLMNSGAEAVETAIKAARKWGYLKKKVKENAAEIIVCENNFHGRTTTIISFSSEPQYRYGFGPYTPGFKIIPYNDLQALRAAINENTVGFLLEPIQGEGGVVIPSDGYLKEAQAICKANNVLFILDEIQTGLGRTGKLFAYEHENTTPDILIIGKALSGGYYPISAICADDEIMEVFTPGDHGSTFGGNPLACAIGYAALEVIINEKLPKNAQKQGDYFLGELKKIDSPYIKEVRGKGLLIGVELNALARPFCEALMNEGILAKETHSYVIRFAPPLVITRKEIDWALPRIRKVLTS
- the rfbD gene encoding dTDP-4-dehydrorhamnose reductase, producing MKILVTGAYGMLGRDFCSLLKANGFSIWEWDLPEHDITNINKTIEEILELKPDVVCHLAAYTNVDNAEKEPGRAFMVNVQGTWAIADACLQLDIPLLYISTDYVFDGTKNTPYEENDPPNPINYYGKTKYLGEEVIKSHLKKYFIVRTSWLFGTHGRNFVTTIIELARKNKEITVVNDQIGSPTYTYDLSEALLKVITSKYYGTYHITNSGFCSWYEFALEIKKLTGFTSSIIPITSDKLKRLAIRPLYSVLNNKKYRKRFGEVLRPWQKGLKAFLEGVGYEGDKISKTSR
- a CDS encoding NUDIX hydrolase; the encoded protein is MKEIKYPKLAVDVIINYQGRVVLVKRKNPPYGWALPGGYVEYGETVEEAARREVKEETGLTLTSLQQFHVYSRPSRDPRGHTVSVVFTADGFGKLIARDDAQEIGLFELNNLPLDLAFDHREILEDYKKHIGII
- a CDS encoding M14 family zinc carboxypeptidase, which codes for MKSLIKCVSILLTFGIANLSYSIDPRYHTYEEMFAELNTIATTYSSIARMETIGYTTGFNLPIPAIKISDNVEVQEDEPRILFTGVHHACEIIGVEICLKLLWDLTTKYGTDSFVTCIVNNSETWVVPMVNPDGHSIVINGIDTLWRKNCRDNNNNGVWDPEDGVDLNRNYDFLWHLGGSSNPADREYRGPYPFSENETRAIRDLAYRERFVAEICYHSHRDWSYGEAVYYPWRWGNSWCPDYNHIRPIAESIAVNIPSELGGGYTYSPIYGRATEGGLARNWFYYAIGCFPYTIEVSRGYFPAGNLIDTLCVRNLRGVYYLYRRIFGNKITGHVRDSFTLEPLQAEIRVLEAYAPPETIWYRISDSIYGRFYRLLVPGNYTVQVIKSGYHTKTFYNIPVNLNNTTYLEVLLTPNSGICDKDLATIKKATKIPSIINRIKKIELYSEKPQRIKIELYSPTGRHIKTIFNSFVPTGDLIVPIDNKPGVYFVRVVKQYGTTQVEKIVFTR